The proteins below come from a single Miscanthus floridulus cultivar M001 chromosome 1, ASM1932011v1, whole genome shotgun sequence genomic window:
- the LOC136545065 gene encoding putative potassium transporter 8, whose protein sequence is MDLEFGRGLRSPKRDSWKTTLLLAYQSLGVVYGDLSISPLYVYSSTFAEDIQHSDTNDEIFGVLSFVFWTLTLIPLIKYVSVVLRADDNGEGGTFALYSLICRHANVSLLPNRQIADEELSTYKLECPPEITDKSRIKVLLEKHRKLRVALLIMVMIGTCMVIGDGVLTPAISVFSAVSGLEFSLSKDHREYAVIPITCVILAFLFALQHYGTHRVGFLFAPIVLAWLFCMSALGLYNIIHWNPHIYKALNPSHMFKFLKKTRKYGWMSLGGILLCMTGSEAMFADLGHFSYSAIQLAFTCLVYPALILAYMGQAAYLSKHHDFYSSSKVGFYIAVPDKIRWPVLILAILASVVGSQAIISGTFSIINQSQSLSCFPRVKVVHTSEKIHGQIYIPEINWLLMILCIAVTVGFRDTKHMGNASGLAVITVMLVTTFLTSLVIVLCWHRPPLLALAFLLFFGSIEALYFSASLIKFLEGAWLPILLALILMAVMLIWHYTTIKKYEFDLHNKVTLEWLLALGDKLGMVRVPGIGLVYTDLTSGVPANFSRFVTNLPAFHQVLVFVCVKSVPVPYVFPAERYLIGRVGPPGHRSYRCIVRYGYRDVHQDVDSFETELVETLATFIKLDASYRCSEASEQELELEPGERERRLTVIASNPLQRRASYDLQDSMKHSAASTVEMRATATAASADDDDDSLSPGRAEISSAAAGPNQVRFFTDSHVASPEFADNKQVAEELEALAAARECGTAFILGHSHVQCKPGSSVLKRLAVDVGYNFLRRNCRGPDVALRVPPASLLEVGMVYVL, encoded by the exons ATGGATCTTGAGTTCGGGAGGGGCCTGAGATCCCCAAAG AGGGACTCATGGAAGACCACCTTGCTGCTGGCGTACCAGAGCTTGGGGGTGGTCTATGGAGACCTCAGCATATCTCCGCTGTACGTGTACTCGAGCACCTTCGCCGAGGACATCCAGCACTCGGACACGAACGACGAGATCTTTGGCGTGCTCTCCTTCGTGTTCTGGACGCTCACCTTGATCCCTCTCATCAAGTACGTCTCCGTTGTCCTACGAGCTGACGACAATGGCGAGG GAGGAACGTTTGCCCTGTACTCTCTGATTTGCAGGCACGCCAATGTGAGCCTTCTCCCGAACCGGCAGATTGCTGATGAGGAGCTTTCCACCTATAAACTGGAATGCCCTCCTGAAATAACCGACAAGTCCCGTATCAAAGTGTTGCTTGAGAAGCACAGGAAGCTGCGCGTTGCTCTACTGATCATGGTTATGATTGGCACATGCATGGTTATCGGGGACGGCGTTCTCACACCAGCTATATCTG TGTTCTCAGCAGTTTCAGGCCTTGAGTTTTCACTGTCCAAGGATCACCGTGAAT ATGCTGTCATTCCAATAACCTGTGTCATATTAGCATTCCTATTTGCCCTCCAGCACTATGGTACACACAGGGTTGGATTTCTCTTTGCCCCGATAGTTCTAGCCTGGCTATTCTGCATGAGTGCTCTTGGCCTTTATAATATCATCCACTGGAATCCTCACATCTACAAGGCTCTAAATCCTTCTCATATGTTCAAGTTCTTAAAAAAGACTAGAAAGTATGGTTGGATGTCACTTGGTGGAATCTTGCTCTGCATGACAG GATCGGAAGCAATGTTCGCAGATCTTGGACACTTCTCATACAGTGCAATCCAG CTTGCTTTCACTTGTCTAGTCTACCCCGCACTGATTTTGGCATACATGGGTCAAGCTGCTTACTTATCAAAACATCATGACTTTTACTCTAGTTCAAAAGTTGGATTTTACATCGCAGTTCCAG ATAAGATCAGATGGCCAGTGCTTATATTGGCAATTTTGGCTTCGGTAGTCGGAAGTCAAGCAATCATCAGCGGAACATTCTcaatcatcaaccagagccagtCCCTGAGCTGCTTCCCTCGAGTAAAAGTTGTACACACATCTGAGAAAATTCATGGCCAAATATACATTCCTGAGATCAATTGGTTGCTTATGATCCTTTGCATTGCTGTGACCGTTGGATTTAGGGATACAAAACACATGGGAAATGCATCTG GTTTGGCTGTGATCACAGTGATGCTGGTGACCACGTTCCTGACATCCTTGGTGATCGTTCTGTGCTGGCACAGGCCACCGCTGCTGGCACTGGCTTTCCTCCTGTTCTTTGGATCCATCGAGGCGCTCTACTTCTCTGCGTCCCTGATTAAGTTCCTGGAAGGCGCGTGGCTGCCCATCCTCCTGGCGCTGATCCTGATGGCCGTCATGCTCATCTGGCACTACACGACCATCAAGAAGTACGAGTTCGACCTGCACAACAAGGTGACCCTGGAGTGGCTCCTCGCCCTCGGCGACAAGCTGGGCATGGTCCGCGTCCCCGGCATCGGCCTCGTGTACACGGACCTGACGTCGGGCGTCCCGGCCAACTTCTCCCGGTTCGTGACCAACCTCCCGGCGTTCCACCAGGTGCTCGTGTTCGTGTGCGTCAAGTCGGTGCCGGTGCCGTACGTGTTCCCGGCGGAGCGGTACCTCATCGGGCGCGTCGGCCCGCCGGGCCACCGCTCGTACCGGTGCATCGTGCGCTACGGCTACCGCGACGTGCACCAGGACGTGGACTCGttcgagacggagctcgtggagaCCCTGGCCACGTTCATAAAGCTGGACGCCTCGTACCGCTGCAGCGAGGCCAGCGAgcaggagctggagctggagcccGGCGAGCGGGAGCGGCGGCTGACCGTGATCGCGAGCAACCCGCTCCAGCGCCGCGCCAGCTACGACCTCCAGGACAGCATGAAGCACTCGGCAGCGTCCACCGTGGAGATGCGCGCCacggccaccgccgcctccgctgacgacgacgacgacagcctGAGCCCCGGGCGCGCGGAGATCAGCTCGGCGGCAGCGGGGCCGAATCAGGTGCGGTTCTTCACCGACAGCCACGTGGCGAGCCCGGAGTTCGCGGACAACAAGCAGGTGGCGGAGGAGCTGGAGGCGCTGGCGGCGGCCCGGGAGTGCGGCACGGCGTTCATCCTGGGGCACTCGCACGTGCAGTGCAAGCCCGGCTCGTCGGTGCTGAAGCGGCTGGCGGTGGACGTCGGGTACAACTTCCTGCGGCGCAACTGCCGCGGCCCGGACGTGGCGCTGCGCGTGCCCCCGGCGTCGCTGCTGGAGGTCGGCATGGTGTACGTGCTTTGA
- the LOC136499504 gene encoding uncharacterized protein, which yields MAASRRAAAMLWLAVAIIAAALAAEKSEAAEQLGCFCDCMKNRCMTLGAGADKFDCAAACTGGCTQIGQPGQPRADDFCGF from the coding sequence ATGGCCGCGTCCAGGAGAGCAGCGGCTATGCTGTGGCTGGCGGTGGCGATTATTGCCGCGGCCCTGGCGGCGGAGAAGAGCGAGGCGGCGGAGCAGCTGGGGTGCTTCTGCGACTGCATGAAGAACCGGTGCATGACCCTCGGCGCGGGCGCGGACAAGTTCGACTGCGCGGCCGCCTGCACCGGGGGCTGCACGCAGATCGGCCAGCCGGGCCAGCCCAGGGCCGACGACTTTTGCGGTTTCTGA